The sequence TGCCGTCATCCACGAGTACGTCCATCATCGTCTGCTCAAGCTCCACCGTCTCTACTTGAGTCGAGGCTACTGGAACGCCAAATACATCCATTCGACCCGCACCTGTATCGAGAGCGCTCGAGTGGTCATTGGAATCCTGCGTGCGCTGGATAATACAGGCTGTCGTGGCCAACGATACTGGATCTTCAAGTTCCACATCTTCCATGCCCTACTAGCTTTGCAAGTGGATCTGCTGTATTTGGCTAGACAACCGATGAACCGCGAGATCCTTGACAAGCGTGCCGATGTCGTCAGCGGGCTCAAGATGCTGCATGCCAGGACTGATGTCGAAGGGCGCAATCCTGTGCTGGCGTCGTCGCTCAAAGTGATCAAGGTTCTCcgagaagaggagcgagcgcgTCGAGCCAACAAGGCAGCGGGTGCCGAGGCGTCGGCCGAGTCCGAACACCCGGGTACCAGCTCACCGATGGGAGACGCAGGCTCGCAGAAGAAGACAAAGCCACGCCAATGGACGGGCGCGTCGGAATCTACCGGAGATCTGGCGAATCATCTAGAACGTCGTGTCGAAGAGACCTGGTACACTGTGGATATGAGCAAGCCGCGAGCTCAGACAGAAGCGGCGAGCAATTTGGCAGTGGAAGTAGCCTCGCCTTTGGTTCAGGACGTTTCTCATAGGGTGTCAGCGGTCGTATCGAAGCCATCCACTGAGGACAGTTCGTCGATCCACACTGATGCGGACGCAGTGACACAGAGGCGTAAGCTAAGCAAAGCTGCAGCGGTGCACGGTGAGCTTGCAGAGCCCGCCGATAGGCTCGTTTGCGAGGAGGGACGTGAtaccgagctcgacgactACCTCAAGCTCTTGTCTTCGTACCAGAACCCCGATGATGCTCCCGACGGTGCCAACTTCTTCGACGTTCTCGACGACATGGTCTTCGAAAACGGCCCGGCGAACAAGCTCAATTTGAGAGGATCCGCAATGGCTCGCGAGCTCGCGTCGCCTTTGCCGATGCTGAGAGGCGCGAATGATCTCGCTGCCGCCGGCGCGGGATTTGACGCCTTTACTGCTGCATGAATTGATATCACCACACGGCACGACAGCTTTTGCCACACTATGATTCTCGATCGAACTTGCTGATCGAAAATTGCCCTTTTTCCTTGTAGCGCGCACTTATCCGGGAAGCACATCCTAGACAGTTTGCCAAGTCGCTTCACACGCGCAAGCGCACACTTTTTGCAAATCAAGTCGTGGGAATTTGGTCACAACGCTGTACCACTTGTAGCTAGATGCATCAAAGTTCATGGATCAACATGGCGTGAACTCCAGAGTGCACgtgcaatcacgactgTGCTGCGACAACGGCTGTTGTgtcgcattcgtgactgatgGACACTGAGAGATCGAACCAGGTGCGCAAGGTTTCTGCGACGCAGTGCAGTGCGATCTGGATTTTCTTAGAGGCTCGCGGTAAGCTTGAATGCGGCATGCACGCTTTGCGGAGCGGGAGCGTGAGCGGTTCATGACATGCGATTGCAAACTAGGAAGCAAGTTAGGAGTTACATAGATGATACAAGGTGATGGGAGCACAAAATGTGTTTGGATCAAGGTGTAGAATCGCGAGAAGAGCGCATGCAAGAGAGACGCGCTACGAAGCAGCAACGTGAAACCAAACTCCGAGCCacgagattcgtgatttacaTAACGTTACTTGGAAGTAGCGGTCATAGTGTAGGTCAAATCGATCGATTTCGTGTCGGGGCTGTTGTCGACTTCCTTGTGGTAGACGGGCAGTTCGGGCTGAGCCTCGGCGgtagcagctgcagcgttcTCGAATCGTGCGCCCTTCTTCTCCGGACCAACCGACGCGGTAGCTGCCAATCCTAGCGCGATAATCAAAGTCGCATACGCCATCACCGGTCCATACGCCTCCACTCGTCCCTTGGACGTGTGAATAAAGTTGTTCTCCGAGAGGTAGTTGATCAGCTGAGTCGAGGGCGATGAGATCGCATTACCCAGCTGGTAAGTGAGACCAACAAAGATCGCTCGGAATGCCGGAGGCGAGATCTCGGCAAGGTACACGGGAACAACTCCCCAAGCACCTTGAACCATGGCCTGTTGTGTGCAGAGCAAGTGAACCAAgcaagagtcacgagtgatcatgaatcatgCCGACgaagcgagacgagacaGAAAAGATCGAAAATGAAATGCCAAGAGATGTCAGAGAATCAACTAGATTTGCCACGTGTCGACGTTgtcgaaatcgtgaatcacgaatacgtATACGTCGAGTCCTGAGTGATACATACctgaatcatgaatccgCCGGCTTCGAGACCAGATTCGGTGCTGGGCAGAATCCAGGCTGGGAtaaggcagcagcagagcaagcaagcaaagaTCATGGCCCTTCGCCTTCCGATCCACTGCGACATGTAGCCCCAAATCGTACCACCGACGCACGCTCCTACCTTCATGATGATACTGGCCCTGGAAGCAGCGGTGTTGTTGAGTTTCTTTCCGGCGAGCATGAAGGTGGTGTAGCTGTCCTGAGAGCTGTGAGAGAGCCAGTTGAACCAGCTCATCAGAATGATGGCGAAGATGCAAACCTTCCACTCCTTACGAAGCATGGCGCCAAAGCTCTTGCGGAAGTTCTTGGTGCCCGTGCCCTTGCTGGCTTTGCGAGCCTCGATGAATTGCTTGGATTCGGGCCACAAGAGACGCAAGAAACCAACAGCAAAGCTAAAGCCAGCTCCGACCCAGAACATGATGGGCCAAGTGTTGACGGCTCCACCGACACCCAGGTTGAcacaagcagcgagcaCGTAGCCAAACGAGTAACCTTGCTGGAAGATACCGCTCATGAGACCTCTTGCTTCGGCGGGAATGTTTTCAAGCGCCATCGAACTAGCAGCTCCGTAGACGCCTCCCATGAACAGACCAAAGAGTGCACGAACGGCGAGGAATTCGTTGAAGGTTCGGCAGTAGATCGAAGCGACCTGGAGAGCGCCCAGGCACCACATGTTGACGACGAGTGGGTACTTGCGGCCGAAGTAGTCAGAAAACACACCAAAGATCGCAGCACCTACTGATCGCAAAAGGAGAGTTAGGGTGATTGCTTCGGTGACCTTGGTCTTGGACACGCCAAAGTgcttggccatcttggTGGTTTGAATCGAAAGCGCGTGGAAGTCGAAGGCGTCGGCAGTCCAGGCGCTGAATCCGATCAGGTACGCACACCAACCCGCCAATCCAAGCATGGTGACCAGTCGGAAGGGGTTGGGAGGCAGGCTAGGCTTCTCCCAGACGACTTGTTCCTCGCCGTTATCATCGACAATAGTCG comes from Mycosarcoma maydis chromosome 1, whole genome shotgun sequence and encodes:
- a CDS encoding putative carboxylic acid transport protein JEN1 → MAESKKSVLAQGAQNFKDLFHWKVRSTIVDDNGEEQVVWEKPSLPPNPFRLVTMLGLAGWCAYLIGFSAWTADAFDFHALSIQTTKMAKHFGVSKTKVTEAITLTLLLRSVGAAIFGVFSDYFGRKYPLVVNMWCLGALQVASIYCRTFNEFLAVRALFGLFMGGVYGAASSMALENIPAEARGLMSGIFQQGYSFGYVLAACVNLGVGGAVNTWPIMFWVGAGFSFAVGFLRLLWPESKQFIEARKASKGTGTKNFRKSFGAMLRKEWKVCIFAIILMSWFNWLSHSSQDSYTTFMLAGKKLNNTAASRASIIMKVGACVGGTIWGYMSQWIGRRRAMIFACLLCCCLIPAWILPSTESGLEAGGFMIQAMVQGAWGVVPVYLAEISPPAFRAIFVGLTYQLGNAISSPSTQLINYLSENNFIHTSKGRVEAYGPVMAYATLIIALGLAATASVGPEKKGARFENAAAATAEAQPELPVYHKEVDNSPDTKSIDLTYTMTATSK